In Aquimarina spinulae, a single window of DNA contains:
- a CDS encoding amidase family protein has product MRKIVFVLISVFMLISCKKQEKTEIQQEKEPGVVWQPYDEAADLAATEMLEQTRMHLKLINSKALDKNDIWETLEPELDFFSEEKYDDLKKYILEKDIPTIQQQIKDGKLTYEDLTLFYIYRIRKYESDNALSLNSVISLNPKVVEQARDLDKIDKKNIDVNSVFGMPILLKDNIGTKNMLTTAGAVALQNNKGKSAFITERLLNKNALILGKANLSEWAYFLCSGCPVGYSAIGGQTLNPYGRMVFETGGSSSGSGVAVAANFCVAAIGTETSGSILSPSSQNSVVGLKPTIGVLSRTGIVPISSTLDTPGPMTKSVIDNAIVLNAITGKDDNDVASKAVDVNFVNSIKESSLKEKRFGVIKELLEDSIYKIAIEKIKKAGGEIIEIEPKQVQLPGFLSILNIDMKNDLPAYISTQAGSDVTIKNIKDAIVFNQQDSINRIPYGQQLFEGILEDSTTTEELDSIKENLKTVARNYFDTHIDTHQLDAVLSINNYHAGYAAVAKYPALTVPMGYTSKGEPKGLTFIAKPFSEASLLQLGSAYEQVTKERKEPANYVD; this is encoded by the coding sequence ATGAGAAAGATAGTATTTGTCTTAATTTCGGTTTTTATGCTTATCTCTTGTAAGAAGCAAGAAAAAACAGAAATACAACAAGAAAAAGAACCAGGAGTAGTTTGGCAACCATATGATGAAGCTGCAGATTTGGCAGCTACAGAAATGTTAGAACAAACAAGGATGCATTTAAAACTAATAAATTCTAAGGCACTGGATAAAAATGATATCTGGGAAACTTTAGAACCTGAGTTAGATTTCTTTTCTGAAGAAAAATATGATGATTTAAAAAAGTATATTCTCGAAAAAGATATTCCTACCATTCAACAACAAATAAAAGATGGTAAGCTTACCTACGAAGACTTAACGCTTTTCTATATTTATCGTATCAGAAAGTACGAAAGTGATAATGCTTTATCTTTAAATTCGGTGATCTCACTCAATCCAAAAGTAGTTGAACAAGCTAGGGATTTGGATAAAATTGATAAAAAAAATATTGATGTCAATTCTGTTTTCGGAATGCCGATTTTGTTAAAAGATAATATAGGAACAAAAAATATGTTAACTACAGCAGGAGCTGTAGCGTTGCAAAATAACAAAGGTAAAAGTGCATTTATTACAGAAAGATTGTTAAATAAAAATGCATTAATTCTGGGTAAAGCTAATTTGAGTGAATGGGCATATTTTTTATGTTCGGGGTGCCCTGTTGGATATAGTGCTATAGGAGGGCAAACACTTAATCCTTATGGGAGAATGGTTTTTGAGACTGGTGGTTCGAGTTCTGGAAGCGGAGTTGCTGTGGCAGCTAATTTTTGTGTTGCTGCGATAGGAACAGAAACCAGTGGATCTATTTTGTCACCATCTAGTCAAAATTCTGTTGTAGGTTTAAAACCAACCATAGGAGTATTAAGTAGAACAGGAATAGTGCCTATTTCGAGTACATTAGATACTCCAGGACCTATGACTAAGAGCGTGATCGATAATGCTATTGTACTTAATGCTATTACTGGTAAAGATGACAATGATGTTGCCTCTAAGGCTGTTGATGTAAATTTTGTGAATTCAATAAAAGAGAGTTCTCTAAAAGAAAAACGTTTTGGAGTAATTAAAGAACTTTTAGAAGATTCTATCTATAAAATAGCCATAGAAAAAATAAAGAAAGCAGGAGGAGAGATTATTGAGATAGAGCCAAAACAAGTGCAGTTGCCAGGTTTTTTAAGTATTTTAAATATAGATATGAAAAATGACCTTCCTGCATATATAAGTACTCAGGCAGGGAGTGATGTTACTATTAAAAATATAAAAGATGCCATTGTATTTAATCAACAGGACTCAATAAACCGAATTCCTTATGGGCAACAATTATTTGAAGGTATTCTTGAAGATAGCACTACTACTGAAGAATTAGATAGTATAAAAGAAAACCTAAAAACAGTTGCGCGTAATTATTTTGATACCCATATTGATACTCATCAACTAGATGCAGTGCTGTCTATAAATAATTATCATGCAGGTTATGCTGCTGTAGCCAAATATCCAGCTCTTACAGTTCCTATGGGATATACGAGTAAAGGCGAACCAAAAGGACTTACATTTATCGCTAAACCTTTTTCTGAAGCTTCACTATTACAATTGGGCAGTGCATACGAACAAGTTACGAAAGAAAGAAAAGAACCTGCTAATTATGTAGATTGA
- the ftsY gene encoding signal recognition particle-docking protein FtsY — MGLFKNIFSSEKKETLDKGLEKSKTNFFSKLSKAVAGKSKVDDDVLDDLEEILVTSDVGVKTTIKIIERIENRVARDKYLGTDELNQILREEIAGLLSETNVGEATDFEIPKDKKPYVMMVVGVNGVGKTTTIGKLAYQLKKKGLKVVLGAADTFRAAAIDQLQVWADRVDIPIIKQDMGSDPASVAFDTLQSGVNQDADVIIIDTAGRLHNKVNLMNELTKVKRVMQKVIDDAPHDVLLVLDGSTGQNAFEQAKQFTAATEVTSLAVTKLDGTAKGGVVIGISDQFKIPVKYIGVGEGIEDLQVFNKYEFVDSFFK; from the coding sequence ATGGGGCTTTTTAAAAATATATTTTCTTCAGAAAAAAAAGAAACACTAGATAAAGGATTAGAAAAATCCAAAACCAACTTTTTTTCTAAATTAAGTAAAGCGGTAGCTGGTAAATCTAAAGTAGATGATGATGTTTTAGATGATCTGGAAGAAATATTGGTTACAAGTGATGTAGGAGTCAAGACTACCATTAAGATTATCGAGCGTATAGAAAACCGGGTAGCACGGGATAAATATCTTGGAACCGATGAGTTAAATCAAATCCTACGTGAAGAAATCGCTGGTTTACTTTCTGAAACTAATGTGGGAGAAGCTACAGACTTTGAAATTCCAAAAGACAAAAAACCTTACGTGATGATGGTGGTTGGAGTAAATGGAGTAGGAAAAACCACTACTATCGGAAAATTGGCCTATCAATTAAAGAAAAAAGGCCTAAAAGTGGTATTGGGTGCAGCAGATACATTTAGGGCTGCAGCAATCGATCAGTTGCAAGTATGGGCAGATCGCGTAGATATTCCAATCATAAAACAAGATATGGGGAGTGATCCTGCTTCGGTGGCTTTTGATACCTTACAATCTGGAGTAAACCAAGACGCAGATGTTATCATCATAGATACAGCAGGTAGGTTACATAATAAAGTTAATTTGATGAATGAATTAACAAAAGTAAAGCGAGTGATGCAAAAAGTTATAGATGATGCTCCTCATGATGTATTATTGGTTTTAGATGGTTCTACAGGCCAGAATGCTTTTGAACAGGCAAAACAATTTACAGCAGCTACAGAAGTTACTTCGTTGGCTGTAACCAAACTCGATGGAACTGCAAAAGGAGGGGTTGTAATAGGTATAAGTGATCAATTTAAGATTCCGGTAAAATATATAGGCGTAGGAGAAGGAATAGAAGATCTTCAGGTATTTAATAAATATGAATTTGTAGATTCTTTCTTCAAATAA
- a CDS encoding DUF4295 domain-containing protein: protein MAKKSVASLQTGSKRLTKAIKMVKSPKTGAYTFVESIMPPEAVNDFLKKK from the coding sequence ATGGCAAAGAAATCAGTAGCATCATTACAGACAGGATCAAAGAGATTAACTAAAGCCATAAAAATGGTAAAATCTCCTAAAACAGGAGCCTATACTTTTGTAGAGTCAATTATGCCGCCAGAAGCGGTTAACGACTTTTTAAAGAAAAAGTAA
- the rpmG gene encoding 50S ribosomal protein L33 encodes MAKKGNRVQVILECTEHKASGKPGTSRYITTKNKKNTPDRIELKKFNPILKKMTVHKEIK; translated from the coding sequence ATGGCAAAGAAAGGTAATAGAGTACAGGTAATCTTAGAATGTACAGAGCATAAAGCTTCTGGTAAACCGGGTACATCAAGATATATTACAACCAAGAACAAAAAGAACACTCCTGATAGAATAGAATTAAAGAAATTTAACCCTATCTTGAAGAAAATGACGGTTCATAAAGAAATAAAATAA
- the rpmB gene encoding 50S ribosomal protein L28: protein MSRVCELTGKKAMVGNNVSHAMNKTKRKFNANLIKKRFYIPEEDRWITLKVSTTALKNINKNGISAVLKEARAKGFLNK, encoded by the coding sequence ATGTCAAGAGTTTGCGAGCTTACAGGTAAAAAAGCAATGGTAGGAAACAATGTTTCCCACGCGATGAATAAAACGAAACGTAAATTCAATGCGAATTTAATAAAAAAGCGTTTTTATATTCCAGAAGAAGATCGTTGGATAACACTTAAAGTGTCAACCACTGCATTAAAAAATATAAATAAGAACGGAATCTCTGCTGTTTTAAAAGAAGCAAGAGCAAAAGGTTTCTTAAATAAATAA
- a CDS encoding dienelactone hydrolase family protein, giving the protein MKTLIPSSKTILSLLMGMFVTITIAGKTHNRVFGSEMETFNAVYKGEFDLILPKNNQNEKLPVYIVLPGGVGTKKYPNFKKDFIIPGIEHMQGIVFSPKISWKRPDKKALEHIIIDFINAARNSYPIDDKKIVLIGYSNGALQSIKLVKDNDHLFSALIVVASNFEVSDKINTPIYVVHGTKDRYFSIKKAYKNVNAAKDLGCNITFVVAEGKNDYGAAQYVNELNDSMAQIENNIWSQSVEYTDQSF; this is encoded by the coding sequence ATGAAAACTTTAATTCCTTCTTCTAAAACGATACTTTCTTTGTTAATGGGGATGTTTGTAACTATAACCATAGCAGGAAAAACACATAACAGGGTGTTTGGTTCAGAAATGGAAACTTTTAATGCAGTATACAAAGGAGAGTTTGATCTTATTCTACCAAAGAATAATCAGAATGAAAAGTTACCTGTCTATATTGTACTTCCGGGAGGGGTTGGAACTAAGAAATACCCAAATTTTAAAAAGGATTTTATTATTCCGGGAATTGAACATATGCAAGGGATTGTTTTTAGCCCAAAAATTTCATGGAAAAGACCAGATAAAAAAGCTTTAGAGCATATTATTATTGATTTTATAAACGCTGCACGAAATAGTTACCCAATAGACGACAAAAAAATTGTTCTAATAGGGTATAGTAATGGAGCCTTACAATCAATTAAACTCGTAAAAGATAATGATCATTTATTCTCTGCTCTCATTGTTGTAGCATCTAATTTTGAAGTTTCGGATAAAATAAATACTCCTATCTATGTTGTTCACGGGACAAAAGATAGATACTTTTCTATAAAGAAAGCGTATAAAAATGTTAATGCAGCAAAAGATTTGGGATGTAATATAACATTTGTAGTAGCCGAAGGTAAAAATGATTATGGTGCTGCACAATATGTAAATGAATTAAATGATTCTATGGCACAGATAGAAAATAATATATGGAGTCAAAGTGTTGAATATACAGATCAAAGTTTTTAA
- a CDS encoding CinA family nicotinamide mononucleotide deamidase-related protein, protein MLAEIITIGDEILIGQIIDSNSAFIGKELNKIGIDVHQISSVKDDKQHILDAIAEASNRVDVVLITGGLGPTKDDITKHTICEYFEDTLVENKDVLKHVEKLFAKYISTPISDVNRQQALVPSKSTVLMNLYGTAPGMWLEKEDKVFISMPGVPYEMKGLMKDEVLPRLQKRFNRPYIIHKTILTHGMGESAVAEKIEDWEDDLPSYIKLAYLPNLGRVRLRLSARGSDKKLLEDTIEKKVSALRLIIGDIIVGYEEGETIEKRIGQLLIKEGKTLSVAESCTGGKIAQSFTANAGASAYFNGGAVTYATQSKIDILGIDPESIKKHTVTSIEVAEAMALAVKEKFKSDYAIATTGNAGPEKGDGDVEVGTVFIAIASPNGVFSEKYVFGNLRERTIGKAVNKSFELLLNTLLKS, encoded by the coding sequence ATGCTTGCAGAAATCATTACTATAGGAGATGAAATTCTGATTGGGCAAATCATTGACTCTAATTCTGCATTTATAGGAAAAGAGCTTAACAAAATTGGTATAGATGTACATCAGATCTCATCTGTAAAAGATGATAAACAACATATTCTCGATGCAATAGCAGAAGCTAGTAATAGAGTAGATGTTGTATTAATAACAGGAGGTCTGGGCCCTACAAAAGACGATATTACAAAACATACTATTTGCGAATATTTTGAAGATACATTAGTAGAAAACAAGGACGTGCTTAAGCATGTCGAAAAATTATTTGCTAAATATATCTCTACACCAATTTCTGATGTGAACAGGCAGCAAGCCCTTGTACCTAGTAAATCAACCGTCTTGATGAATCTCTATGGTACAGCTCCAGGGATGTGGCTAGAAAAAGAAGACAAAGTTTTTATATCTATGCCTGGAGTACCTTACGAAATGAAAGGATTAATGAAAGATGAGGTGCTACCTAGGTTGCAAAAGAGGTTTAATAGACCCTATATCATTCATAAAACAATACTTACCCATGGTATGGGCGAGAGTGCAGTAGCAGAAAAAATTGAAGACTGGGAGGATGATTTACCTTCATATATCAAATTAGCATATTTGCCTAATTTAGGAAGAGTAAGACTTCGTCTTTCGGCAAGAGGGAGCGATAAAAAGCTTCTCGAAGATACTATAGAAAAAAAGGTGTCAGCCTTACGCCTTATAATAGGAGATATTATTGTTGGGTATGAAGAAGGCGAAACTATAGAGAAGAGAATTGGCCAGCTATTGATTAAGGAAGGTAAAACACTCTCTGTAGCAGAAAGTTGTACCGGAGGCAAAATAGCACAGTCGTTTACGGCCAATGCGGGTGCTTCTGCTTATTTTAATGGTGGAGCTGTTACCTATGCTACACAATCCAAAATAGATATATTGGGCATAGATCCCGAGAGTATTAAAAAACATACTGTGACAAGTATTGAGGTTGCAGAAGCTATGGCTTTGGCAGTAAAAGAAAAGTTTAAATCAGATTATGCTATTGCTACTACAGGTAATGCTGGCCCAGAAAAAGGTGATGGAGATGTCGAAGTAGGGACCGTTTTTATTGCAATAGCCTCCCCAAATGGTGTTTTTTCAGAGAAATATGTCTTTGGTAATCTTAGAGAACGAACTATTGGTAAAGCAGTAAATAAATCTTTCGAACTTTTGCTTAATACATTACTTAAATCATAA
- a CDS encoding Hpt domain-containing protein: MSKGYSLKHVNELSGGDNEFIAVLVQTFLEEIPPDLDSMVQAVNSDNPQMAYQYAHKMKPNLQLFDIDLLAQIKQIEAWSKTKKEKEQIIPILDHIVSTVNGALEDLKADFS, translated from the coding sequence ATGAGCAAAGGATATAGTTTAAAACATGTAAATGAATTATCAGGAGGCGATAACGAATTTATAGCTGTCCTGGTACAGACTTTTCTAGAAGAAATACCGCCTGATCTTGATAGTATGGTTCAGGCTGTAAATTCTGATAATCCACAGATGGCATATCAATATGCTCATAAGATGAAACCTAATCTTCAATTATTTGATATAGATCTTTTGGCGCAAATAAAACAAATAGAAGCTTGGTCAAAAACGAAGAAAGAAAAAGAGCAGATCATACCTATTCTGGATCATATTGTATCTACAGTTAATGGGGCTCTCGAAGACCTGAAAGCAGATTTTAGCTAA
- a CDS encoding fumarylacetoacetate hydrolase family protein has protein sequence MKLICIGRNYTDHIEELENEKPEDPVVFIKPDTSILLKKQPFFIPDFSDDIHHEVEVLVKINKVGKYIDRKFAHKYYNEVSLGIDFTARDLQSKLKAKGLPWEKAKAFDGAAVIGKWVSKEEYEDVDAIDFRLEKNGETAQQGNTRLMLWKINELIEYVSKYFTLKIGDIIFTGTPAGVGVVKPNDILTGYINNQQFFSIKVK, from the coding sequence ATGAAACTTATTTGCATAGGTCGTAATTATACAGATCATATCGAGGAACTAGAAAATGAAAAACCCGAAGATCCTGTAGTTTTTATAAAACCAGATACTTCTATTTTGTTAAAAAAGCAACCTTTTTTTATTCCAGATTTCTCAGATGATATTCATCATGAAGTTGAGGTATTGGTAAAAATAAATAAGGTAGGTAAGTATATTGATAGAAAATTTGCTCACAAATATTATAACGAAGTAAGCCTTGGAATAGATTTCACGGCACGGGATTTGCAGTCTAAACTTAAAGCAAAAGGTCTTCCCTGGGAGAAAGCTAAAGCCTTTGATGGAGCGGCAGTAATAGGAAAGTGGGTGTCTAAAGAAGAATATGAAGATGTCGATGCTATTGATTTTCGTTTAGAGAAAAATGGAGAAACCGCACAACAAGGTAATACAAGGCTTATGCTATGGAAGATCAATGAATTAATAGAATATGTGTCAAAATATTTTACTTTAAAGATAGGAGATATTATATTTACAGGTACACCAGCTGGTGTTGGAGTTGTAAAACCAAATGATATTTTGACAGGATATATAAATAACCAACAATTTTTTTCAATAAAAGTAAAATAA
- a CDS encoding 3'-5' exonuclease: MELNLKRPICFFDLETTGINISKDRIVEISILKIFPNGTQESKTWLVNPEMPIPPETTAVHGIDDAKVANEPVFKKIASKVSEMIKGCDLGGFNSNRFDIPLLAEELLRAELDFDMKNTVAIDVQTIYHKMEKRTLSAAYKFYCDKDLTDAHSAEADTLATYEVLKAQLDRYPELENDAKFLSEFSSRKQFADFAGFITYDDNKKEIFSFGKHKGKLVEQVMEEEPGYFGWIQNADFPLYTKKVLTAVRLRKLNNSLNL, from the coding sequence ATGGAGCTTAATTTAAAAAGACCGATATGTTTTTTTGATCTGGAAACTACCGGTATAAATATTTCTAAAGATCGTATTGTAGAAATTTCTATTCTAAAAATATTTCCCAATGGTACCCAGGAAAGCAAGACCTGGTTGGTTAATCCCGAAATGCCAATACCTCCAGAAACTACAGCAGTGCATGGTATCGATGATGCCAAGGTAGCTAATGAACCTGTTTTTAAGAAAATAGCGAGTAAAGTCAGTGAAATGATAAAAGGTTGCGATTTAGGAGGTTTTAATTCTAATCGGTTCGATATACCATTATTAGCAGAAGAATTGTTGAGAGCAGAGCTGGATTTTGATATGAAAAATACCGTTGCAATTGATGTTCAAACCATTTATCATAAAATGGAAAAAAGAACACTATCTGCTGCATATAAATTTTACTGTGATAAGGATTTAACAGATGCACATTCTGCAGAAGCCGATACACTTGCTACTTATGAAGTGTTAAAAGCACAATTAGATCGTTATCCAGAATTAGAAAATGACGCCAAGTTCTTGTCAGAATTTAGTTCCAGAAAGCAGTTTGCAGATTTTGCTGGTTTTATTACTTATGACGATAATAAAAAAGAAATTTTTTCTTTTGGGAAACACAAAGGGAAATTAGTAGAACAGGTAATGGAAGAAGAACCTGGATATTTTGGCTGGATACAGAATGCAGACTTTCCTTTGTATACCAAAAAAGTACTTACAGCAGTTAGACTTCGTAAGTTAAATAATAGCCTAAATCTATAA
- a CDS encoding metal-dependent transcriptional regulator — MTNKLNLNNLTKSEEDYLKAIFQLLIEDASVKVGNNQLADYLKVSPASTNNMIKKLKSKGYVVSEKYGKLDLTEGGKSVAVRLIRKHRLWETFLCNYLNFTWDEVHDVAEQLEHIKSRKLIDELDRFMDFPKKDPHGEMIPNANGEYSIVPKITLSSLSEGDVCQLIAVNDGSVHFLKYVSEIGLALSSEIKILEVREFDKSIRIKFDNTIETVTRKFADNVFVNKVV; from the coding sequence ATGACTAACAAATTAAATTTGAATAATTTAACTAAAAGTGAAGAAGATTACTTAAAAGCTATATTTCAGTTACTTATAGAGGATGCTTCTGTAAAAGTGGGAAATAATCAATTGGCAGATTATCTTAAAGTTTCTCCGGCTTCTACAAACAATATGATTAAGAAGTTAAAATCCAAAGGTTATGTAGTAAGCGAAAAGTATGGTAAATTAGATTTAACAGAAGGAGGTAAGTCTGTTGCGGTGCGATTGATTCGTAAACATAGATTATGGGAAACTTTTTTGTGTAACTATCTAAATTTTACCTGGGATGAGGTTCATGATGTGGCAGAGCAATTAGAGCATATTAAGTCTCGTAAGTTGATTGACGAATTAGATCGATTTATGGATTTTCCTAAAAAAGACCCTCATGGTGAGATGATTCCTAATGCTAATGGAGAGTATTCGATTGTACCTAAAATAACACTTTCTTCCTTATCAGAAGGAGATGTTTGCCAACTTATTGCTGTAAATGATGGCTCTGTTCATTTTTTAAAATACGTATCAGAAATCGGCTTGGCATTAAGTAGTGAAATCAAAATTCTTGAAGTTCGGGAGTTTGATAAATCAATTCGAATTAAATTTGATAATACAATAGAAACAGTTACAAGAAAATTTGCGGATAATGTATTCGTTAATAAGGTTGTATAG
- a CDS encoding TonB-dependent receptor, with amino-acid sequence MQLRITILFTFINSLIYSSLYSQELNSTGTLKGVIYDDNGILPFANIYIEGTSLGSSSNENGVFSIENVPVGNYKVVASFTGYTPIKKKVSIVAGENKINLVMSQGSSLDEVVITGTLKAVSRSESPVPVEIYSPTFFKKNPTPNLFESLQNVNGVRPQLNCSICNTGDIHINGLEGPYTLVMIDGMPIVSGLSTVYGLSGIPNSLIDRIEVVKGPASSLYGSEAVGGLINVITKNPNDAPEVSTDVFATSWGETNIDFGFKTKLGSATALFGVNYFYYDQAIDNNDDGFTDLTLQDRISIFNKWNFKRKSGKNFTLAGRFYYEDRWGGENEWNSDFRGSDQIYGESIYTARYEILGSYELPVEEPLTLSFSYTDHDQDSYYGIVSYQAKQRIGFTQLTWDKKIKSHDLLFGAAYRYQYYDDNTPATTSNDQNDPEETNTPGIFLQDEITLAPKHKLLLGTRLDYHNRHGTIFTPRLAYKWSINDKNIFRFNAGTGFRVVNLFTEDHAALTGSREVIIEEDLDPEESYNVNLNYIKKIFFDNGTFIGLDASAWYTYFTNAIIPDYETNAEEIRYGNLDGHAVSTGVSLNTNINFSNGLKFTLGMSGLNVSNTENGVTTRQILTESFTGTWGATYKIQSLNLTLDYTGNIYGPMRLATQGPDDPRKDKSPWWSIQNIQFSHKTKNNIEIYGGVKNLLDWTPSRGNPFLIAGADDPFGPDFDTTYIYASNQGIRGFLGVRYSL; translated from the coding sequence ATGCAATTACGTATAACAATCTTATTCACTTTTATTAATTCACTTATTTACAGTTCTTTATATTCACAAGAACTCAATTCTACCGGCACATTAAAAGGTGTAATATACGATGACAATGGAATACTTCCTTTTGCTAATATATATATAGAAGGAACTTCTCTTGGTAGTTCTAGTAATGAAAATGGAGTATTTAGTATTGAAAATGTACCTGTTGGAAATTACAAAGTAGTTGCTTCATTTACGGGTTACACACCAATTAAGAAAAAAGTATCTATAGTAGCTGGAGAAAATAAAATAAATCTGGTTATGTCACAAGGATCATCTCTAGATGAAGTGGTAATCACAGGAACATTGAAAGCCGTAAGTCGATCAGAAAGCCCCGTTCCTGTAGAAATATACTCTCCTACATTTTTCAAAAAAAATCCTACACCAAATTTGTTCGAATCCTTACAAAATGTAAATGGTGTAAGACCACAACTTAACTGTAGTATTTGTAACACTGGAGACATACACATTAATGGTTTAGAAGGGCCTTATACATTGGTAATGATAGACGGAATGCCTATTGTAAGTGGATTATCAACCGTTTATGGATTATCAGGAATACCTAATTCGTTAATCGATAGAATCGAAGTGGTAAAAGGACCTGCTTCATCTCTATATGGAAGTGAAGCTGTTGGAGGCCTTATCAATGTTATTACAAAAAACCCTAATGATGCTCCCGAGGTAAGTACTGATGTTTTTGCTACCAGTTGGGGCGAAACCAATATAGATTTTGGTTTTAAAACCAAATTAGGTAGTGCTACTGCATTATTTGGCGTCAATTATTTTTATTATGATCAAGCTATAGATAACAATGATGATGGGTTTACCGATCTTACATTACAGGATCGCATATCTATATTTAATAAATGGAATTTTAAGCGGAAAAGCGGAAAAAACTTTACGCTTGCCGGTAGGTTTTATTATGAAGATAGATGGGGAGGAGAAAATGAATGGAATTCTGATTTTAGAGGAAGTGATCAAATATATGGTGAGAGTATATATACTGCACGATATGAGATACTGGGTAGTTATGAATTACCAGTAGAAGAACCTTTAACACTCTCTTTTTCTTATACAGATCACGATCAAGACTCGTATTATGGGATCGTATCCTACCAGGCAAAACAACGTATTGGTTTTACGCAGTTAACCTGGGATAAAAAAATAAAATCGCACGATCTACTATTCGGAGCTGCTTACAGGTATCAATATTATGACGATAACACACCAGCAACAACTTCAAACGATCAAAACGATCCTGAAGAAACAAATACTCCCGGTATATTTTTACAAGACGAAATCACACTAGCCCCAAAACATAAACTATTATTAGGAACAAGATTAGATTACCATAATCGGCACGGAACCATTTTTACTCCAAGACTTGCTTATAAATGGAGTATTAATGATAAAAATATTTTTAGATTCAATGCCGGTACAGGATTTAGAGTAGTTAATCTTTTTACAGAAGATCATGCAGCTCTCACAGGTTCTCGAGAGGTCATTATCGAAGAAGATCTTGATCCCGAAGAATCTTATAATGTAAACCTTAATTACATCAAAAAAATATTTTTTGACAACGGGACCTTTATAGGTCTGGATGCTTCAGCCTGGTATACCTATTTTACAAATGCTATCATTCCTGATTATGAAACAAATGCTGAAGAAATACGATATGGCAATTTAGATGGTCATGCAGTATCTACCGGAGTAAGCCTTAATACCAATATTAACTTTTCTAATGGATTAAAATTTACATTAGGAATGAGTGGGCTTAATGTTTCGAATACAGAGAACGGAGTAACTACACGCCAGATACTCACAGAAAGTTTCACAGGAACCTGGGGAGCTACTTATAAAATACAATCTCTTAACCTAACATTAGACTATACAGGGAACATATATGGCCCTATGCGATTGGCAACTCAGGGACCAGACGATCCCAGAAAAGATAAATCACCATGGTGGAGTATCCAAAACATACAATTCTCACACAAAACCAAAAATAACATAGAAATTTACGGAGGCGTTAAAAATTTATTAGACTGGACACCTAGTCGGGGGAATCCTTTTTTAATAGCCGGAGCCGACGACCCTTTTGGACCAGATTTTGATACCACTTACATATATGCTTCTAATCAAGGAATACGAGGTTTTTTAGGCGTTCGTTATTCCTTGTAA
- a CDS encoding thioredoxin family protein, with product MKAFYIISFFILSLLYQNVTAQLQIDSFESIENKMTIAPKPLVVFIHTDWCMYCKNMENTTFKNNDIIQQLNENFYFASLNGESRETIHFLNNSFRFQPNGNKTGVHQLAKELATVNNQIGYPTLAILNHKYEIIFQQQSFLSAKELIKILNKLSKNDS from the coding sequence ATGAAAGCTTTTTATATCATATCATTCTTTATATTATCTCTTCTATATCAAAACGTAACAGCACAATTACAAATTGATTCTTTTGAGTCTATAGAAAACAAAATGACTATTGCCCCCAAACCTTTAGTCGTATTTATTCATACCGATTGGTGCATGTATTGTAAGAATATGGAAAATACAACTTTTAAGAATAATGATATTATACAGCAATTAAACGAAAATTTCTATTTTGCTTCACTAAATGGAGAAAGTCGTGAAACCATACATTTCTTAAACAACTCTTTTCGTTTTCAACCTAATGGAAATAAAACCGGAGTACATCAATTAGCCAAAGAACTTGCTACAGTTAATAACCAAATTGGCTATCCAACACTGGCAATTCTAAATCACAAATACGAAATCATATTTCAACAACAATCTTTTTTAAGTGCTAAAGAACTTATCAAAATATTAAATAAACTTTCTAAAAATGATTCATAA